The Glandiceps talaboti chromosome 1, keGlaTala1.1, whole genome shotgun sequence genome has a segment encoding these proteins:
- the LOC144453602 gene encoding rab GDP dissociation inhibitor alpha-like, translating to MDEEYDVIVLGTGLKECILSGLLSVNGKKVLHMDKNAYYGGESASITPLDDLYKKFKFTSGPKAEMGRGRDWNVDLIPKFLMANGQLVKLLISSGVTRYLEFKSVEGSYVFKKGGHIHKVPCDEKEAIKTSLMGLFEKRRFRKFLMYINDFSEENSKSWQGIDPKKSTMKDVYDKFGLDSNTTDFTGHALALHRNEDYINEPCLETVLRMKLYSDSLARYGKSPYLYPLYGLGELPQGFARLSAIYGGTYMLDKPIDGFVYNDDGEVCGVTSGGETAKCKMVVCDPTYVPDKVKKNGQVVRAICILKHPVPNTKDAASCQIIIPQNQVGRKSDIYIAAVSNAHFVSTKPYTIAFVSTTVETSDPEAELQPGLDLLGCIEQKFVSIIDTLEATDDGSKSKVFISSSYDATTHFETTCSDILDLWKRMTGSSFDFSRVQKDLENVD from the exons GAGTGTATCCTGAGTGGACTTCTGTCAGTGAATGGGAAGAAAGTTTTACATATGGACAAAAACGCATATTATGGTGGAGAAAGTGCTTCAATCACTCCTCTAGATGAC TTGTATAAAAAGTTTAAGTTTACTTCGGGGCCCAAGGCCGAAATGGGTCGTGGTCGTGACTGGAATGTTGATCTCATTCCCAAATTTCTCATGGCAAATG GTCAACTGGTAAAATTACTGATAAGTAGTGGTGTAACAAGATACTTGGAATTCAAGTCAGTGGAAGGTAGTTATGTGTTTAAAAAGGGTGGTCATATTCATAAAGTACCCTGTGATGAGAAAGAAGCTATAAAAACAA GTCTGATGGGATTGTTTGAGAAACGTCGTTTCCGCAAGTTCCTGATGTATATAAATGATTTCAGTGAAGAGAACTCAAAGTCTTGGCAAGGTATTGACCCCAAGAAATCCACAATGAAGGATGTGTATGACAAATTTGGTTTGGATAGTAATACTACTGATTTCACTGGACATGCTTTAGCCTTGCATAGGAATGAGGA TTACATAAATGAGCCATGTCTTGAAACAGTCCTCCGAATGAAGTTGTACAGTGATTCTCTTGCTCGTTATGGTAAATCTCCATATCTTTATCCATTGTATGGATTAGGTGAACTACCCCAAGGTTTTGCAAG ATTGTCGGCTATTTATGGTGGCACATACATGTTGGACAAACCAATTGACGGATTTGTGTATAATGACGATGGTGAAGTATGTGGAGTGACGTCAGGGGGTGAAACTGCCAAGTGTAAAATGGTTGTGTGTGACCCAACATATGTACCTGACAAAGTGAAGAAGAATGGTCAAGTAGTCCGtgctatatgtatattgaagcATCCTGTCCCAAATACCAAAGATGCTGCTTCCTGTCAAATTATCATTCCACAGAACCAAGTGGGCAGAAAGTCAG ATATCTATATAGCTGCTGTTTCCAATGCTCACTTTGTGTCTACAAAGCCCTATACCATTGCATTTGTATCTACCACTGTTGAGACTTCCGATCCTGAGGCTGAACTGCAACCAGGCCTTGATCTGTTAGGATGTATTGAACAAAAATTTGTTTCTATTATTGATACTTTGGAGGCAACTGATGATGGATCAAAATCAAAG GTCTTTATATCCTCTTCTTACGATGCAACTACTCACTTTGAGACAACTTGTAGTGATATTTTGGATTTGTGGAAACGCATGACAGGGTCAagctttgatttttcaagaGTGCAGAAGGACCTGGAGAATGTAGATTAG